GTGCGTGTGAATGCATTGGTGCGGTCCACTGTTCAGGTAGGCAGCCCTGTGAGGAGGGCAAATCTGAGGCCGTGCCTAGGATGGAAGCCCATGGCTCCACAACTGTGGCCTCAGACCTCACGGCATTGCGAtggccccaggtgagcagagccCGGGATGGCAGAGGTGTGGAACACCTGCACTTCCCCAGCTGCTGGGTACACACTCAGGGCAGCCCTTTTCTGGGTTCAGTTGACTCCTCCAGCCAACAGTCAAGTGTTGGGCCCAAGAGTGACCACAAGACTTTCTGGAGTGAGGggatctctgtctccctctcccacctggcCCCCTCCCACTCTGGGGCGGGGGGACGTCTCAGAGTGCTCAGAGCTCATTTCTGCTGTCCACTCCTAGATGTCTTTGAGGACAGGGCAGCGGGGAGGGATGCAGCTGCTCGCTCCCTCACTGCTGAGGGGTCCTGAGTGGGAAGGAAGGGCCTCTCTGCAGACAATGCCTGggctctgctccccacccccccaaagGCAAACCTCTCCATCCAGGAGCCCCTGTGTGCAGAGTGGGGTGCATGCCCCAGACCAGTGAGACTCAGGTGAGCAGCAGGATGGGCTCCTGTGCTGTCCACAGGTGGGAAGCTGGCGACGGTGGGGCTCAGTGGAGGACGCAGCCCCTGTGCTGGGTCCTTTGAGATCAGAATGACCGGAACCTCTGTGCTGAAGTGTGGCTTGCACACGGAGGAGGCGAATGTCTTCTGCAGGAGTCTGGGGTGTGGCCTAGCGCTCCAGGTGTCCCGACCCTACCTCATTGGAGGTTCTGGGAGCCCAGGGCCAAAGGTCGTGACCTGCCGGGGAACAGAGTCCAGCATCTTCAACTGCAGGTTCAACCTGAATGTTCAGCACCAATGCGAACTTCTGACAGATGCCCAGATCGTGTGTTCAGGTAGGGACACCGTCCTCTCACAGCTGGGCTTGGGGGATTGGCGGGGGTGTCCACTGCCTGGAAGAGAGGTGGGGAAGTTTATACCTCCTGCCTACCAGCCTGCATCCCTGTCCCGGGATGGACAGTGACTTGGAGTGTCTGGAGGGTTCTGCTTCTCTCCTGGTGGCCCAGTCACCCAGGGAGATGCTGCCTCCTGTGCCAGACCTTGCATAAGGCTCTGACTGCGTGTACCAGGTGCGGCTGGGCGCTGGGGTGTAAAACTGACCATGTTATTAACGTGCTGGACAGACATGTAGTCCAAGTCTGGGACGGGGCAATGACACAGATGTGGGGGCCCTGGGCCCTTTGGGTACAAAGCCAGGGGGCTGTCCTCACTTACACTAGGGTAGAACCCCAGGAGTGGAGAATGAGCGTTTGCTGTCAGAATCTGAGTGAGATGTCCAGGAAGGCATGGGAGGGACAGGGGGACCCTAGCCTTCAGGTCCCCAAGAACCCCAGTGCCTGCCTTAGGACCTCTCAAGACTGTGCCAGACCAGGGGGTCCTGGTCCCCCTGTCCTCCCCATGGGACTGAAAGGTGGGGCAGGTGGGACTTCACCAGAGGCTTGCAAAACTCCTGCTCTGCTCCTGAGGAACAGATTCAGTCCAATGTCTGTCCCCAGGACACACGGAGGCGCGGCTGGTGGGTGGTGAGCACCCCTGTGCTGGGCGTCTGGAGGTGAGGCACGGCCTGACCTGGGGCACCGTCTGTGACGACGATCTGGACCAGGCCACGGCCCATGTGGTGTGTCGGGAGCTTCAGTGTGGCTCAGTCCTGTCCACGCCCCGGGGCGCCCACTTTGGCCGGGGCTCTGGGTTGGTGTGGACAGAGGCCTTCCGCTGTGTGGGCAATGAGTCCTTGCTATTCCACTGCCCTCGGAGGTCCGGGCACCAGTGTGGGCACAGCCAGGATGCCGGGCTCAGGTGCTCAGGAGAAAGTAAGTTTATACATGACTGTAAAGGAAATCATTCTCTCACTTTAGGATTGTTTACTGCCAATATATGGAAACAACTGATTTTCATGTATTGATCCTGTACCCTCATTTCTACATTTAAGAGCTTTAATAGTTCTGTGTGGATTGTGTAATTCTCTATATAAATCAGTCTCTGAATGCAGTCTTACTTCACCCTTTACCATCTGTCTTCTCTGGCCTGATggttctggctagaacttccatgGCAATGTTGCGTAGCAGTGGTGAGACCAGGCTTGCATGGTTTCTGATGAGACACGACTTGAAATTATTGGGGGCCCTTGTGCATGGTGAGTCTACTCTCAGGCCTTCCTCTTTGTATTTGGTGTCTGACAGTTTGACTATAACATGTCTCATGAGGGTCTTTTTGACTACAGTTTACTGGAAGTTTGCTGAGCTTCTTGGATGTGTCAGTTCATGTCTTTCATGGAACCTGAAGAGTTTttaccattatttcttcaaatgttttctctactgctttctctctcctctctttatagAACTGTATGCGGATGTTGGTACACTTGATGGTGtccaacagattttttttgtctattaattttctctttttcccctgcACTCCAAACTGGAGAATCTTGATGCCCTTATCCTCAAGATCATAGATTCTCTCTTTTGCCTGCTCAAATCTCCTGTCGAACCATGTAATAATGACTTTTTTCAGTTTCATTATTGTACTTTTAAGTTCAAGAAATTCTCTTCATCtcctttattaataatttatatctCTTTATTGAAATTCCCTATGTGGTTGGATATCATTAAACTGCTTTTCTTTAGCTCTTTGAGCTTATTTAAGACACCTATTTAATATCTTTCTCTGGTAAGTATAATGActtagtttccttagtttctCTGGTAAGTATAAAACTTTTTATGTGAAGTtgccatatttttctttccttccttccttccttccttccttccttccttccttccttccttccttccttccttccttccttctttcatttttttagtgagagagagagaggcaggaagggagaatgatgagaagcatcaacttgtagttacatcactttagttgctcattgactgtttctcttatgtgccttgactgaggggatcaagccaagccagtgagcccttgctcaagccagagaccctgcatttaagctggcaagcctgtgctcaaactgatgagcttgtgctcaagctggtgaccttgggatttcgaacctgggacctcagtgttctatctactacaccaccagAGTCAGGCACCAGAGTTTCTTGATATTTTGCATGTATCTTATATTTTGCTGAGAATGAGACATTGTTAAATTACTATAATTCATCTATTCTGAAAATCAGACTCTCCCTGCCCTAGGTTTGTTGTTGGTAATTATTATGGGTTATAGTTGTTTGGTGACTTTTCGAAACCCTTTTTGTAAAGatacttctttctcatatgtgaccactaaggtgtctctctctttttttatcttaGTGGCAAgatagcaattttgaaaaagattttcTTAAATGCTTGTAATCAAAACCAATCAAACAAAACTTAAAACTCTGTGGGTTTTGCATATGAGCTCTTTGTTGGAGCATGCTGCCAAGGCTGAAGCAGCACATTTTCCCACTTCTTGCCAGGCAGAGCCAAATTTGCCAACTTTTTGCTTCATTAAGTTTTTCTCAGTTGTTGTAAGTTTTTGGTTAGATACTAGAGTTCCAAAATGTTGGTTATGACAGTTTACAAGCCTAAACATTATTTAGAAGAGAGTTGAAGTCTGGGGGTTTCCTCCTCTGCTGTGTCGCGGGCTTTCCTTGCCGGTTCCAGGGCACGGGGCACGGTGAGGCACATGTTGGTCAGGGACGGGCGAGTGAGGCTGCACTGCTCTGTGGCTCCCTGGGGTCCCAGCCATCAGCCGAAGCAGCAGCTCTGAAGAGCAGCAGAGTtctgccttccttctctctttccactTGCATGGAGACAGCAGTGCACAACTTCAGCCCTCATGAGGGTCCCCTGCTTGTGCTCACATTTCAGGTTATTGCACGAGTTGCTTTTGCTGTTTTCTGGTTTAGCCATTACTGTAGCAGAGGGAGCATATAATTCACTCTAGCTGCTGTTCGCAGTGACGTCAGTCCTCAGAGTGGCTTCCTTGCTTTCAGCCTGTCTTCCCAAGTGTGGCCATTTGCTCTGTTTAGCAAAGCTCACATTAAGGACAGGGTCTACAGGGTCAGGGAGCAATGctgtcaccccctccccacagAGTTCCGGCTGGTCaacggcagcagcagcagctgtgaGGGGCGTGTGGAGCTCCAGGTTCAGGGGGCCTGGGCGCCCCTCTGTGCCACCCACTGGGACTTAGCAGACGCCACAGTCCTCTGCCACCAGCTCAACTGTGGCAGCGCAGTGGCCACACCTGGAGGAGGCCATTTTGGGCACGGGGATGCCCCCATCTGGCCGGACAGGTTTCACTGTGTTGGGACAGAGCCCTATTTGTGGAATTGCCCAGTGAGCACCCTGGGGGCCCCGGCCTGTGCCCCGGGAAACTCAGCCACCGTGGTCTGCTCAGGTGGGTCAGCGGGAGCGATggtcagaggggctgagcatggAAGGGGCTCTGGAGATGGTGGTGGGCCTCTCCCCTTTACAGATGGAGGGCCCCTCCCCCTGACACCTGCCAGCTCCTCCCATGTCCCACCTCTCTCCCCAGGTCTCCACCACGCCCTGCGgctgagggagggacagagccGCTGTGATGGCCGAGTGGAGGTGTCCCTGGATGGCATGTGGGGCCGCGTCCTGGACGACGCATGGGACTTGCGTGGCGCTGGTGTTGTGTGCGGGCAGCTGGGGTGCGGAGAGGCAGAGCGAGCCTATGAGGCGCCCGCCCCGGGGCGCGGGGCCGGGAGGGTGGGGCTGAGTCGTGTGCGGTGTCTGGGCACGGAGACCCGCCTAACCCAGTGCAACGTGTCTGCGTCCGTGCTGGTGCCCGCGGGGTCGTCGCGGGACGCGGGCGTCGTGTGCTCTGGTGAGTGAGGAGCCCAGCACCCCGCCCACACCCTTGGGGTTTGGTGGCCCTGACTCGGTCTGTCCACAGGGAGCCGCCAGGTGCGGCTAGTTGCGGGGCCGGATCGCTGTGCTGGGCGCGTGGAAGTGCTCCATGGGGGCACGTGGGGCAGCGTGTGTGACGACGCCTGGGACCTGCAGGATGCACACGTGGTCTGCCGGCAACTGGGCTGTGGCCATGCCATCAGCGCTCTGGGGGCTGCGCACTTTGGCGCCTACACGGGGCCCATCTGGATGGATGAGCTGGGGTGCGGGGGACATGAGTCTGCGCTGTGGCAGTGTCCATCCAGTGGCTGGGGCCAGCATGACTGTGCGCACAAGGAGGACGCCGGGGTCGTCTGCTCAGGTCCGTGCAGCTGTCCTGCCTGGCAGCCACTCCCAGGAGGGCTGGGTCTCCTGACAACCTCTTCCCCTGCAGGGTCCATGGACTTAAGGCTGCAGGGCAGCAGCCAGCCCTGTGCTGGGCGGCTGGAAGTTTTCTACAATGGAACCTGGGGTGGCGTCTGCAGTACCCTGAGCCCTGCCTCTCTGTCGGTCCTGTGTGAGCAGCTGGACTGTGGGCCCCATGGGCTGCTCCAGGTTGGGGCAGTGACCCAGAAGATCTCAGGGGCCCTCTGGTTGAGCTCTATTCAGTGCCGGGACAGGCTCGATGTGTCCCTGTGGCAGTGCCCGTCAGCGCCCTGGGACCAGCATTCTTGCTCCAGCCAGGAGGAAGCCTGGGTGGTATGTGCAGGTGAGGGGTGCTGTGTATGGGGTCTTTAAGGGCCATGCGCAGGGCTGGCCTGACATGGAGTCACTGCAGGGATCGTGTCTTGGGCCCTTTTCTCTCAGAGATGACACTTTACTGTACTTGATAATTCTGGGGTGTCCCAGTCCAGCAAGGGAGGGTCCTTGTCCTGGGAATCTGTGCTGGTGTGGGTCATCTGGAGTCTCTGGGACCCTGTGACTCCCTGTCAGTGGGGAGAGCAGGACCAGCGGGCTCTGTGGGCTTTTCTGTAGGGAAAGGTCAGCTTGGACAGACCCAGGACAGGGTGTGGAGCCCTCCACCTGTTTGGGCACCCCTTGGTCGGGTGCATAGACCTTTTCTCCTTTAGAAGCAGACATTCCTGgtgacaggaagagaaaaggCTGCTTTGTCATGGTTTCCACTGATATCTTGGGGACCTCTCTTGTTTTTTACCCCATGGTTACTGCTGGGAAGTGAGGGTCACCTCGGGTCAAAGGCAGTgtggtaaaggaaaaaggaaaagtgtTTCACAGCATCTGAAACTGATAACCTTGCAAATATCAGATAGATCCTAATTTTTACACAGAAAAGTCAGGAGAAACTCCTCAGAACCCTGGAGAGACCCTCAGCTGCTCAGCCACTCAGACCTGTCCAGGTGTGTTCCTTGTCCCCATTCCTTCCTTTTTTGGGCCAGCCCTGTACCTGCTGACCCGGCCCCTTGTGTTTCCAGAGGAAGGCGAGGTGCGCGTGAGCGGGGGCGAGGACCGCTGCTCTGGCCGCGTGGAGCTCTGGCACGCCGGCTCCTGGGGCACCGTGTGTGACGATTCCTGGGACCTGGCAGATGCAGAGGTCGTGTGCCGCCAACTGGGCTGTGGCGGGGCCATCAGCGCCCTGGTGGGGGCCGCATTTGGTCCAGGCTCAGGACCCGTGTGGCTGGACGAGGTGGGATGCCGGGGCAGCGAGGCGTCCCTGTGGGGCTGCCCAGCGGAGCCATGGGGACGTGCTGACTGCGGGCACAAGGAGGATGCGGGTGTGCGCTGCTCCGGTGAGTAGGGGGGAGGTCGTGCTCTGTTCCCCTGTGGCTTGGGGCCAGTCCCATGTGGTGGGAAGTTATTTCAGTGCAGTCTCTTGGGATAAGCCGTTTAGTCATGGCTTCCACTGATATCTTGGGgacctcttttgttttttacccCATGGTTACTGCTGGGGAGTGAGGGTCACCTCGGGTCAAGTGCAGTGTGGAAGCCTCTAAGCTCTGCACTTCATTCTGTTtggagagaacagaaagacaaCAGTGATGATTCTAGTGACTTCCCCTGTGGGTATCTTTTCCCTAAGCAGGAGTAGCTCCCTGTGCACGTTGAGTCACCTGGTGTGACTGCTCAGGATCATCTGTCTTGGACCCATGACAGTCACTCTTTTCCTGGGGGGGGCTGCCCCGTGGGAGCAGGAAACTTGAGCCCTCGCCATCGGCATCCACCGGATGATTATGGGCTGCCTTGCCCAATAGGATCCCGCAGACGCCCCACCAGCACTTCTGAAGCCATGAGGGTGAGGGTGTGGGCCACTGAGGGGCTCTCAGACCCCTCACCTACCATAAGTCATTCATGGTCTCCCCTTCCACAGAGACTGGCCCCAGCCCCGGCCTCTGGCTGGCCTCAGAGCCCTGCCTAATGCTCAAGACGGTCAGCACAGTCCTGGGAACGCTCCTTGGTCTCCTCCTCCTGGGCCTCCTGATCCTGTTACGAATCATACAAGCCAAGCAGAGAGGTGCACACTCCCACTAGGGTCCCAATGGCCAGTGTGTAGTAATCAGCAGAAACTGAAAACTGGGGTCGGGGTCCCTGACATGGAGTTTCACTTTCAGTGGCCTTTTATTGGCCAAACAGGATGACTTAGAAATTAGTCCCTGGGACTCTGAGCTGAACCCTAGAAGTGCCACCTAGAAATCATATTGAAGCTCACTGGGCAGCAGCACCAGGCTTTCGGGACGATGGGATGGTCGCCAGGGTGGGAAGGCACCGAGGGGCCAGATCCTGTTGCTCAGCCTCCTTGGCCCTACCTAGAGCATTCTTGCCTTTCTGCTGCCTGACTGAGGCCCCACCAGGAAGTTCTGTCCCGTCCCCCCATGGACATGTCCATACCAGGGTTCTGTGTGTGACCGTGCTGAACTGTGCCGCAGGTTTGGGAGGTTCTGAGGCGTCTCCTGGAGAGCCCACCTATGATGTCATCGGGGAGCTGCCTCTCGCTGGGCTGTATGAGGAAATTGTGGAGGCTGAGGAGGAGCCCCAGGGTGAGGAGACTGGAGTGTGGTCAGGTGTGTCTGTGCTTCTAGCTTAGAAGGCCAGGTGGGGCAGGTCCAGCTGGTAGGAACCTCTGGGGGTTGTACTTGTGCTTCTGATGGGCTGAAGCTCGCCGGTCTTAGTGTCCTCACCTGGAAAGGGAGCGTGATAGGACCAGCCACGTGCTGTGACAGGATGACCGAGGAACCCCAGTAGCTAGATGTTTAAGATCTGTCAAGTGGTTTTGGTGACATTTCCatgcttccttcctttttttcttccttcctctctctctattttcctccctctttccctccctccctccctccttccctccctccctccctccctccctccctccctccctcccttccttccttctataaTGAGACTGACTCCCGCAGCACCCCAACGGAGATTAACCAGGCTACCCCGCATAGGGCAGATACTCAAATTAACCTAGAtatttctagctcctgaggctgccagcctggaccaactgagctatcctcagcaccaggggccaatgctggaaccatcaagccactggttgctggaggggaagagggaaagagagagaaggggggagagggagggagagagaagtttggtcgcttctcctgtgtgccctgaccagagatcgaatccaagatgttcatatgctgggccagtgTCCAATCCACTGaaccacaggccagggcctgtatgctTTCTCAAAAAGAGGAAAATCAGCAAGCCAGACCACCCATGATGAGTCAGATGTGGCTTCTAGGGTGATGGGGTGACATGTGTCTCGTGTGCCTGTTTCAGAAGGGGCTGTGAGCCTCACTGACGGACAGTCTGGACTGGAGGAGGGCTATGATGAAGCTGTGTTTCCTCTGGAGCAGATGACCCCATAAGGACCCTGGAGAGAGATATGCTGGCTGACAGTGTAGGAATCACATTCTTTCTTCTTGACCATTGTGCTGAATTCAGAATGACACAGAAGCCTGTCTGTCAGTACCTTGTCCTCAGGCCTCCAGGTGCAGTCCACgtcttccacccccaccccatccccatccctTCTGGAAGACAGACACCTGCAGGCTACCTGAGCACCTATGACAAACACAATTGGGTGTATAAATTCATAGTTATTTGGCGACATCTTCAGGTTCAGCACAGGGAGGTCTCTGTGTCCTGGGTAGGcggctactttctttttttcttgtaaacttttctttttttacaaaatttttatttattaatttttagagagagagaaagagagagacacagagagagctccagagagagaaacttcaatttgttgttccacttattcatgcactcattggttgatttcctgtatgtggcctgaccggaGTTCGAACCCACAACCGTGGTGTGGTGGGGTGACGCTCTGAACACCTACCCTCCCAGCCAGGCCCTTGTAAACTTTTcttaattgaaaataaagtatCCTGTAGATTTTCTACATATATAATTATGTCATCTATGAATAATGTcagctttttcctttcctttcttttatacctttaatctttttttgtgtgtcttattTCGTGGGCGAAGCCCTCAGCCCCACGTTGACCATAGCAGCACAGGGACCATGTGTCCTCTACGGCCTCAGAGACAGTATTCACACTTCCTTCCTCCATTCCATTCAATAGTTGATGCTTTTTGTAAATTGACTtgaatcaaatactttttcagcatctattaGGATGATGCCTGATTTCTTCCTCTTTGTGGTCAATGTGGTGAGctgcattgattgatttttaaatgttaaaccaACCTTGGGTTAAATAAACTAAACTTTTTATGAcatatttattaatctttttctaTACCACAGGGATCAATTCGGCAATATTCAAATGAgaattttatgtataattttccttttttgtaaatgtttctgattcattttttttttctttctgaagctggaaacggggagagacagtcagacagactcccgcatgcgcccgactgggatccacccggcatgcccaccataggcgacgctctgcccaccagggggcgatgctctgcccctccggggcgtcgctctgccgcgaccagaaccactctagcgcctggggcagaggccaaggagccatccccagcgcctgggccatctttgctccaatggagccttggctgcgggaggggaagagagagacagagaggaaggagggggtgggggtggagaagcaaatgggcgcttctcctatgtgccctggccgggaatcgaacccgggtcccccgcacgccaggccgacgctctactgctgagccaaccggccagggcaatgtttctgattcattttttGATGTGAAGATCATGTAGATCTCATAAAAATCAGGAGATTTCtctcttttaagaaataattgcAAACATTTGTGTaacattgcttttatttcttccttaaacatttggaaaaatttagccctggccggtggctcagtgtatagagtgttggcccggcatatggatgtcctggcttcgattcccagtcagggcactcagcagaagtggccatctgcttctttccccttcctccttatCTCCTTCTTGCCCCTCTggtagccagtggctccactggttaaCTGTAACAGCTTTATCGAGGCTAACTTAGCATACGATACAGTTTATGTAGTTATAGTATGCATTGCCACATCTTAACATATGCAAAAACCCATGAAACTATTACAGCCATCTTGAGAACAA
Above is a window of Saccopteryx bilineata isolate mSacBil1 chromosome 7, mSacBil1_pri_phased_curated, whole genome shotgun sequence DNA encoding:
- the LOC136310437 gene encoding scavenger receptor cysteine-rich domain-containing protein SCART1-like; this translates as MALSPRRLWPLLLACWTLPTGPMAEAESESVALLRGGNRCEGLLRVQHSGQKGAVCGDHWGLGEAAVICRQLGCGGAHVAPTYVVWPQETQQSLLQRVQCRGTEALLWNCTLGPWGPVRDCACECIGAVHCSGGKLATVGLSGGRSPCAGSFEIRMTGTSVLKCGLHTEEANVFCRSLGCGLALQVSRPYLIGGSGSPGPKVVTCRGTESSIFNCRFNLNVQHQCELLTDAQIVCSGHTEARLVGGEHPCAGRLEVRHGLTWGTVCDDDLDQATAHVVCRELQCGSVLSTPRGAHFGRGSGLVWTEAFRCVGNESLLFHCPRRSGHQCGHSQDAGLRCSGEKFRLVNGSSSSCEGRVELQVQGAWAPLCATHWDLADATVLCHQLNCGSAVATPGGGHFGHGDAPIWPDRFHCVGTEPYLWNCPVSTLGAPACAPGNSATVVCSGLHHALRLREGQSRCDGRVEVSLDGMWGRVLDDAWDLRGAGVVCGQLGCGEAERAYEAPAPGRGAGRVGLSRVRCLGTETRLTQCNVSASVLVPAGSSRDAGVVCSGSRQVRLVAGPDRCAGRVEVLHGGTWGSVCDDAWDLQDAHVVCRQLGCGHAISALGAAHFGAYTGPIWMDELGCGGHESALWQCPSSGWGQHDCAHKEDAGVVCSGSMDLRLQGSSQPCAGRLEVFYNGTWGGVCSTLSPASLSVLCEQLDCGPHGLLQVGAVTQKISGALWLSSIQCRDRLDVSLWQCPSAPWDQHSCSSQEEAWVVCAEKSGETPQNPGETLSCSATQTCPEEGEVRVSGGEDRCSGRVELWHAGSWGTVCDDSWDLADAEVVCRQLGCGGAISALVGAAFGPGSGPVWLDEVGCRGSEASLWGCPAEPWGRADCGHKEDAGVRCSETGPSPGLWLASEPCLMLKTVSTVLGTLLGLLLLGLLILLRIIQAKQRGLGGSEASPGEPTYDVIGELPLAGLYEEIVEAEEEPQEGAVSLTDGQSGLEEGYDEAVFPLEQMTP